TCAATTAATAAAGACACGGGTGGCTTAAACAGCCTTACAATGTTCAAGTCCAGAATTTTGGTAAAGCCAAAACACAGTGAGACTTATACAACAATTATAACCAAGTCCAGGTTTTCAACTTTGAAAAAGTCAAAAGGCAAATGCTAAGCAATGATGCTTACCCAAGCTGGCCAAGCCCCCAAAACACAGATCCAAAACTACTTATCTGGTAAGAaggtcagaatttttttttaaatgtggcagGGGAATATCAACTATTCAACACCCTTAAAAAACAGGAGTTCCAGCTTTCGTTGCCAATAGTGTGCACGCAAACATGGTGAACGTTCCTAAAACCCGCCAGACTTTCTGTAAGAAATGTGGCAAGCACCAACCTCACAAAGTGACACAATACAAGAAGGGCAAGGATTCTCTGTATGCCCAGGGAAAGCGGCATCATGACAGGAAGCAGAGTGGCTACGGTGGACATACTAAGCTGATTTTCCAGAAAAAGgctaaaactacaaagaagacTGTGCTGAGGATTGAGTGTGTCGAGCCCAGCTGCAG
This genomic interval from Microcebus murinus isolate Inina chromosome 7, M.murinus_Inina_mat1.0, whole genome shotgun sequence contains the following:
- the LOC105869880 gene encoding large ribosomal subunit protein eL42-like; protein product: MVNVPKTRQTFCKKCGKHQPHKVTQYKKGKDSLYAQGKRHHDRKQSGYGGHTKLIFQKKAKTTKKTVLRIECVEPSCRSKRMLAIKRCKHFELGEDKKRKGQVI